In Acidobacteriota bacterium, a genomic segment contains:
- a CDS encoding ATP-dependent Clp protease ATP-binding subunit, which yields MFERYTERARRVLFFARYEASQLGSISIETEHLLLGLIREGKGLTSRIFARSHLSLEGIRKEIEGRTVFREKVSTSVEIPFSAETKRVLQFAAEEADRLLHNYIGTEHLLLGILREERSVAATILVEKGMRLSTVREDIVQLLNEKTTLTRVKETPLLAEFSRDLTEAALKNQLDPLVGRDHELERVQQVLCRRTKNNAVLIGEPGVGKTAIVEGLAQKIVCGDVPHFLADKRILALDISLIVAGTKYRGQFEERLKAIMKELTENPNIIVFIDELHTLVGAGSAEGSLDAANILKPALSRGEIRCIGATTPAEYRKYIEKDRSLERRFQAIKVEPPSERETIQILLGVRDRYESFHHVEFTPEAIEAAVFQSSRYITDRFLPDKAIDLLDEAGARVKLREATYSEELGQINQSIRVAVEQMESAVSQRDFERAQFYREQEVMARENLQFVREKFDVKSTEQRILVGKQEIDEVVAKWTGVPMTSINQDESDKLLRMEEELHRRVISQEQAISALSRAIRRSRAGLKSPNRPVGSFVFLGPTGVGKTELARALASFLFGADTALIRFDMSEYMEKHSVSKLIGSPPGYVGHEEGGQLTEKVKRHPYSVVLLDEIEKAHPDLFNILLQVFEDGHLTDGLGNRVNFKNAIIIMTSNIGARFIQKKASMGFQSSDAREISKSVSDMVLGEVRRTFNPEFINRIDEIIVFEALSDDDLRRITRLLVDQLNGHLVDRRLHLEVSDEVIDWIIELTCKDRSYGARPLRRAIQRYIEDPLSEELIRGHLRGGDLEVYLHEGTLSYRPAGQAAAGRRLV from the coding sequence ATGTTCGAACGGTATACGGAGCGGGCGCGGCGGGTGCTGTTCTTCGCGCGATACGAGGCGAGCCAGCTCGGGAGCATCTCGATCGAGACCGAGCACCTGCTGCTCGGCCTGATTCGCGAGGGGAAGGGCCTGACGAGCCGGATTTTCGCCCGGTCGCACCTGTCGCTCGAGGGGATCCGCAAGGAGATCGAGGGCCGCACGGTCTTCCGCGAGAAGGTGTCGACGTCGGTCGAGATTCCGTTCAGCGCGGAAACGAAGCGCGTGCTGCAGTTCGCGGCCGAGGAGGCCGACCGGCTGCTGCACAACTACATCGGGACCGAGCACCTGCTGCTCGGCATCCTGCGCGAGGAGCGGTCGGTCGCGGCGACGATCCTCGTCGAGAAGGGGATGCGCCTCAGCACCGTGCGCGAGGACATCGTCCAGCTGCTCAACGAGAAGACGACGCTGACGCGGGTGAAGGAGACGCCGCTGCTGGCGGAGTTCAGCCGCGACCTCACGGAGGCGGCGCTGAAGAACCAGCTCGACCCGCTCGTCGGGCGGGATCACGAGCTCGAGCGCGTCCAGCAGGTCCTGTGCCGGCGCACGAAGAACAACGCCGTGCTCATCGGCGAGCCCGGTGTCGGCAAGACGGCCATCGTCGAGGGGCTCGCGCAGAAGATCGTGTGCGGCGACGTGCCGCACTTCCTCGCCGACAAGCGCATCCTCGCCCTCGACATCTCGCTGATCGTCGCGGGCACGAAGTACCGGGGGCAGTTCGAGGAGCGCCTGAAGGCGATCATGAAGGAGCTCACGGAGAACCCCAACATCATCGTCTTCATCGACGAGCTGCACACGCTGGTCGGCGCGGGATCGGCCGAGGGGTCGCTCGATGCGGCGAACATCCTCAAGCCGGCCCTGTCGCGCGGCGAGATCCGGTGCATCGGCGCCACGACGCCGGCCGAGTACCGGAAGTACATCGAGAAGGACCGCTCGCTCGAGCGCCGGTTCCAGGCGATCAAGGTCGAGCCGCCGAGCGAGCGCGAGACGATCCAGATTCTGCTCGGCGTCAGGGATCGGTACGAGTCGTTCCACCACGTCGAGTTCACGCCCGAGGCCATCGAGGCGGCCGTCTTCCAGTCGAGCCGCTACATCACCGACCGGTTCCTGCCCGACAAGGCCATCGACCTGCTCGACGAGGCCGGCGCGCGGGTGAAGCTGCGCGAGGCCACCTACAGCGAGGAGCTCGGCCAGATCAACCAGAGCATCCGGGTCGCGGTCGAGCAGATGGAGAGCGCCGTGTCGCAGCGCGACTTCGAGCGCGCCCAGTTCTACCGCGAGCAGGAGGTCATGGCGCGCGAGAACCTGCAGTTCGTGCGCGAGAAGTTCGACGTCAAGTCGACCGAGCAGCGGATTCTGGTCGGCAAGCAGGAAATCGACGAGGTCGTCGCCAAGTGGACCGGCGTGCCGATGACCTCGATCAACCAGGACGAGAGCGACAAGCTCCTGCGGATGGAGGAGGAGCTGCACCGGCGCGTCATCAGCCAGGAGCAGGCGATCTCGGCGCTGTCGCGCGCGATCCGGCGGTCGCGGGCGGGGCTGAAGTCGCCCAACCGGCCCGTCGGCAGCTTCGTCTTCCTCGGGCCGACCGGCGTCGGCAAGACCGAGCTCGCGCGCGCGCTCGCGAGCTTTCTCTTCGGGGCCGACACGGCGCTCATCCGCTTCGACATGTCGGAGTACATGGAGAAGCACTCCGTCTCGAAGCTGATCGGCTCGCCGCCGGGCTACGTCGGCCACGAGGAAGGCGGACAGCTCACCGAGAAGGTGAAGCGGCACCCCTACTCGGTCGTGCTGCTCGACGAGATCGAGAAGGCCCACCCGGACCTGTTCAACATCCTGCTGCAGGTGTTCGAGGACGGGCATCTGACGGACGGCCTCGGCAACCGGGTGAACTTCAAGAACGCCATCATCATCATGACGTCGAACATCGGGGCGCGCTTCATCCAGAAGAAGGCCTCGATGGGGTTCCAGTCGAGCGACGCGCGCGAGATCAGCAAGAGCGTGTCGGACATGGTGCTCGGCGAGGTGCGCCGGACGTTCAACCCCGAGTTCATCAACCGCATCGACGAGATCATCGTCTTCGAGGCCCTGAGCGACGACGACCTGCGGCGGATCACGCGGCTGCTCGTCGATCAGCTGAACGGGCACCTGGTCGATCGCCGGCTGCACCTCGAGGTGTCCGACGAGGTGATCGACTGGATCATCGAGCTCACGTGCAAGGACCGCTCGTACGGGGCGCGGCCCCTGCGTCGCGCCATTCAGCGCTACATCGAGGATCCGCTGTCCGAGGAGCTGATCCGCGGCCATCTGCGGGGGGGCGACCTCGAGGTCTACCTCCACGAGGGGACGTTGTCGTACCGGCCGGCGGGGCAGGCCGCGGCCGGCCGCCGGCTGGTCTAG
- a CDS encoding ABC transporter ATP-binding protein has translation MSATPFLEVAGLTKSYVAGRETIRVLRGLDLAVAEGEMVAVVGASGVGKSTLLHVLGGLDALDGGRIRIGDTVLSDLDDAGRVGFRNARVGFVFQFHHLLPEFSALENAEMPLRIARRPLPEARSRAEGLLRRVGLGERLTHRPGMLSGGEQQRVAIARALVMSPVLLLADEPTGDLDEHTADALHGLLREIHQETRVTSLIATHNTRLAAACDRVLRLEDGRLRPA, from the coding sequence ATGTCCGCCACGCCGTTTCTCGAAGTCGCCGGCCTGACGAAGTCGTACGTCGCGGGACGGGAGACCATCCGCGTGCTGCGGGGTCTCGACCTGGCGGTGGCCGAGGGCGAGATGGTGGCGGTGGTCGGCGCGTCTGGGGTCGGCAAGAGCACGCTCCTGCACGTGCTGGGCGGTCTCGACGCGCTCGACGGCGGGCGTATCCGGATCGGCGACACCGTGCTGAGCGATCTCGACGACGCGGGCCGCGTCGGGTTCCGCAACGCGCGTGTCGGGTTCGTCTTCCAGTTCCATCACCTGCTGCCGGAGTTCTCGGCCCTCGAGAACGCCGAGATGCCGCTCCGGATCGCGCGGCGACCGCTGCCCGAGGCCCGCAGCCGGGCCGAGGGGCTCCTGCGACGGGTCGGCCTCGGCGAGCGTCTCACCCACAGGCCGGGCATGCTCTCGGGGGGAGAGCAGCAGCGGGTCGCCATCGCCCGGGCGCTCGTCATGTCGCCGGTGCTGCTGCTGGCCGACGAACCGACGGGCGACCTCGACGAGCACACGGCCGACGCCCTGCACGGGTTACTGCGGGAAATCCACCAGGAGACGCGGGTGACCTCGCTCATCGCGACGCACAACACCCGTCTCGCGGCGGCCTGCGATCGCGTGCTGCGGCTGGAGGACGGCCGGCTCCGGCCGGCCTGA